In Chlamydia serpentis, the following are encoded in one genomic region:
- a CDS encoding pyocin knob domain-containing protein codes for MNYDQYDTPDPHQDQIFENLLCNSEEAISLDKYQETGVYVEENADQGDLLIVLGESVFKDTIHQFYLNDDNYAYTRYYIKNAWKPWSNIPLTTISEHSYDCDNLLGTQSLLTTNVNTLLNAPAEFLLNTENHNHILLSIASHTTDHYVQFLIAHNRRQFWIRYYNDETWSEWTQFI; via the coding sequence ATGAACTATGACCAATACGATACACCGGATCCACATCAAGATCAAATTTTTGAAAATTTACTCTGTAACTCTGAAGAAGCGATTTCCTTAGATAAATATCAAGAAACTGGAGTCTATGTCGAAGAAAACGCAGACCAAGGCGATCTTCTTATTGTTCTTGGTGAATCGGTTTTCAAAGACACTATACACCAATTCTACTTAAACGATGATAATTACGCCTATACAAGATATTATATCAAAAATGCCTGGAAACCTTGGTCTAATATTCCCCTAACTACAATTTCAGAACATTCTTATGACTGTGATAATCTTCTAGGAACACAATCTCTGCTTACTACAAATGTAAATACGTTGCTCAATGCTCCAGCAGAGTTCTTGCTCAATACAGAAAACCATAATCATATTCTTCTCTCTATAGCAAGTCATACAACAGATCACTATGTCCAGTTTTTGATTGCTCACAATCGCAGACAATTCTGGATCCGTTACTATAACGACGAAACGTGGTCAGAGTGGACACAATTTATTTAA
- the der gene encoding ribosome biogenesis GTPase Der — protein MLRIAILGRPNVGKSSLFNRLCKRSLAIVNSQEGTTRDRLYGEMHTLGVPAQIIDTGGVDQNSEDYFQKHIYKQALAGAQEADILLLVIDIRCGITEEDARLAHLLLPLKKPLILVANKADSREDELQIHEIYKLGIPSIVTTSTAHDKHIDILLEKIKSVAPNLPETSPDEQAEDDINPMINDQETEFSDFSEVFTEGFSLEEPITAQAPQHHHHKTLKIALIGRPNVGKSSIINSLLNEERCITDNTPGTTRDNIDILYAHKDRQYLFIDTAGLRKMKSVKNSIEWISSSRTEKAISRADICLLVIDATQKLSSYEKRILSLIAKRKKPHIILVNKWDLLDGVRMEHYCKDLRSTDPYLGQAKILCISATTKRNLKNIFSTIDELHHIVSNKVPTPLVNKTLASALHRNHPQVIQGRRLRIYYAIQKTTTPLQFLLFINAKSLLTKHYEYYLKNTLKSSFNLYGIPFDLEFKEKPKRKN, from the coding sequence ATGCTACGAATAGCCATCCTAGGAAGACCCAATGTAGGGAAGTCATCTCTTTTCAATCGGCTATGTAAGCGTTCCTTAGCAATTGTAAATTCTCAAGAAGGAACGACTCGGGACCGTCTATACGGAGAGATGCATACTCTTGGCGTCCCTGCTCAGATAATCGACACGGGAGGTGTCGATCAAAACTCCGAAGATTATTTTCAAAAGCATATCTATAAGCAAGCCTTGGCTGGTGCTCAGGAAGCCGATATCCTATTACTGGTGATTGACATTCGCTGCGGCATAACAGAAGAAGATGCCCGCCTAGCACACCTGCTTCTTCCCTTAAAAAAACCTTTGATCTTAGTAGCAAACAAAGCAGATAGCCGCGAGGATGAACTACAAATTCATGAGATCTATAAATTGGGAATTCCTTCTATTGTAACCACATCAACAGCTCATGATAAACATATCGATATACTGCTTGAAAAAATTAAGTCAGTAGCACCCAATTTACCAGAAACATCTCCTGACGAACAAGCAGAAGACGATATAAACCCTATGATTAATGATCAAGAAACCGAATTTTCTGACTTTTCCGAAGTATTTACTGAGGGTTTTTCTCTTGAAGAGCCAATAACTGCTCAAGCTCCTCAACATCATCATCATAAGACTCTCAAGATCGCCCTAATTGGCCGTCCTAATGTAGGAAAATCTTCTATTATCAATAGTCTCCTCAATGAAGAACGCTGCATTACTGATAACACTCCTGGAACTACACGTGATAATATCGACATTCTGTATGCTCATAAGGATCGTCAATACCTTTTTATTGATACCGCTGGTTTGAGGAAAATGAAGAGTGTCAAGAATTCCATAGAGTGGATTTCTTCATCTCGAACTGAGAAAGCTATTTCTCGTGCTGATATTTGTCTTCTTGTTATTGATGCAACACAAAAACTTTCTTCTTATGAAAAACGAATCCTTTCTTTGATTGCAAAACGAAAAAAACCGCATATCATATTAGTCAACAAATGGGACTTGCTGGATGGTGTACGGATGGAACACTACTGCAAAGATCTACGATCCACTGATCCCTATTTAGGACAAGCTAAGATCCTTTGTATTTCTGCCACTACTAAACGCAATCTTAAAAATATCTTTTCTACCATTGATGAGCTACATCACATTGTATCAAATAAAGTTCCTACACCGCTCGTAAATAAAACTCTTGCTTCTGCATTGCATCGGAATCACCCTCAAGTGATTCAAGGGCGAAGACTGAGAATTTATTATGCGATTCAAAAAACTACAACTCCTCTCCAATTTCTATTATTTATAAATGCAAAATCACTATTAACCAAACATTACGAGTATTACTTAAAAAACACATTAAAATCTTCATTTAATTTATATGGAATACCGTTTGATTTAGAATTTAAAGAAAAACCGAAAAGAAAGAATTAA